A window of Ignavibacterium sp. contains these coding sequences:
- a CDS encoding VWA domain-containing protein, whose amino-acid sequence MIGYRFTKYIPSKQKSKTAFENLLKIFLDLLLITSGNVAEALDWMNDIDRQYKITNDDYGMGDFIEDLKKQGYIKEDENGIQLIPTSKTDRTIRKKSLEEIFSKIKKSMKGNHQTFSPGIGDEPTSERREYLFGDMIEQIDITGSIRNAQINHGIDEFKLTENDLEVEERDFKALTSTVLMIDISHSMILYGEDRITPAKKVAIALAELISTKYPKDTLDVIVFGNDAWQIDIKDIPYLQVGPYHTNTVAAIQLATDILRRKKTNNKQIFMITDGKPTCLKEGVKYYKNSFGLDRKILNKTLDQAAICRRLGITITTYMIARDPYLQEFVREFTRINNGRAFYSSLNNLGDFIFEDYIRNRRKKVR is encoded by the coding sequence ATGATTGGCTATAGATTCACTAAATACATACCATCAAAGCAGAAATCAAAAACTGCATTTGAAAATCTTTTGAAGATTTTTCTCGATCTTTTACTTATTACTTCAGGAAATGTTGCTGAAGCTTTAGATTGGATGAATGATATAGACAGACAATACAAAATTACAAACGATGATTATGGAATGGGTGACTTCATTGAGGATTTAAAGAAACAAGGTTACATCAAAGAAGATGAAAACGGGATTCAACTTATACCAACTTCAAAGACCGATCGAACAATACGGAAAAAATCTCTTGAGGAAATTTTCAGTAAAATAAAAAAATCTATGAAAGGAAATCACCAAACTTTCAGTCCCGGTATTGGTGATGAACCAACTTCGGAAAGAAGAGAATATCTTTTCGGTGATATGATTGAACAGATTGATATTACAGGTTCAATCAGAAATGCACAGATAAACCATGGTATTGATGAATTCAAATTAACAGAAAATGATCTGGAAGTTGAGGAAAGAGATTTCAAAGCGCTTACTTCAACAGTACTAATGATAGATATTTCTCATTCAATGATTTTATATGGCGAAGACAGAATTACTCCTGCAAAAAAAGTTGCAATTGCTTTGGCAGAATTGATTTCCACTAAATATCCCAAAGATACCTTGGATGTAATTGTATTTGGTAACGATGCCTGGCAAATCGATATAAAAGACATTCCTTATCTTCAGGTTGGACCTTATCATACAAACACTGTTGCAGCAATTCAGTTAGCTACAGACATTCTGAGAAGAAAGAAAACCAACAACAAACAGATTTTCATGATTACGGATGGCAAACCAACTTGTTTGAAAGAAGGCGTTAAATATTACAAAAACAGTTTTGGACTTGATAGAAAAATTTTGAATAAAACTTTAGATCAGGCAGCGATATGCAGGAGACTTGGAATAACAATCACGACTTATATGATAGCTCGCGATCCTTATCTTCAGGAATTTGTTCGAGAATTTACCAGGATAAATAACGGAAGAGCTTTTTACAGTTCGCTTAATAATTTAGGTGATTTCATTTTTGAAGATTACATCAGAAACAGAAGAAAGAAAGTCAGATAG
- the tig gene encoding trigger factor, with protein sequence MEYNVNVLNASVKEVEIKLSYDEIKESIENEVKKQTKNLQVPGFRKGKVPRNILKKMFGDALEYEAADKVATEFFWKVADEKDLRPIGKPAMTSLDFEPEKHLTFKVKYETLPEIIVQNYKDIEIEVPDFVVTDEEVQKEIEFILKANQTLIDADEVGDDRNYHIEVEINRTDEQGNILPDTKPEKLTIDLTNEQIHPQIIENSRGKKVGESFTFQFADQRKQTNSEGVEEDVTDNYYYTAKILSIKKVQLPELNEELVKKVTKDRLSDVEAFKDEIKKDIQKYYDQRVEEITRTKLLSEIIKNNDFTPPQTLVNNVLEEYLKSEENYAKQNKISFNKEEARNRLRKSAENEVKWYLIKEQIQKVENISVTEDELKEFAQKEAEQTGLSVDKLMNYYKASNQVERIIDEKLFDFLKSNNKIKRVDPKTLYPQKEEINEQ encoded by the coding sequence TTGGAATACAATGTAAATGTATTAAATGCTTCTGTAAAAGAAGTCGAGATTAAGCTTTCATACGATGAAATTAAAGAGAGCATTGAAAATGAAGTAAAGAAACAAACCAAAAACCTTCAGGTTCCCGGCTTCAGGAAAGGAAAAGTACCACGAAATATTTTGAAGAAAATGTTTGGTGATGCACTTGAATACGAAGCGGCAGATAAAGTTGCTACTGAATTTTTCTGGAAAGTTGCTGATGAAAAAGACCTGAGACCAATAGGCAAACCTGCAATGACAAGTCTTGACTTTGAGCCGGAAAAACATCTTACATTCAAAGTGAAGTATGAAACTTTGCCGGAAATTATTGTTCAGAATTATAAAGATATTGAAATCGAAGTACCTGATTTCGTTGTCACAGATGAAGAAGTTCAAAAAGAAATTGAGTTCATCCTGAAAGCAAATCAAACTCTGATTGATGCAGATGAAGTTGGTGACGATAGAAACTATCATATCGAGGTTGAAATAAATCGTACTGATGAGCAAGGTAATATCTTACCTGATACTAAACCAGAAAAGCTAACAATTGATCTTACAAATGAACAGATTCATCCGCAGATTATAGAGAATTCCAGAGGCAAAAAAGTCGGAGAGTCATTCACTTTTCAGTTTGCTGATCAGAGAAAACAAACTAATAGCGAAGGCGTTGAAGAAGATGTAACTGATAACTATTACTACACTGCTAAAATACTTTCAATTAAAAAAGTGCAGTTACCAGAATTGAATGAAGAATTAGTGAAGAAAGTTACCAAAGATCGTCTCTCTGATGTCGAAGCTTTCAAAGACGAGATTAAAAAAGATATTCAAAAGTATTATGATCAAAGAGTTGAAGAAATAACCAGAACTAAATTGCTCTCTGAGATTATCAAGAATAATGATTTTACTCCTCCTCAAACTCTTGTGAATAATGTTCTTGAGGAATATCTGAAGAGCGAAGAAAACTATGCTAAGCAGAACAAAATTTCATTTAATAAAGAAGAAGCAAGAAACCGTTTAAGAAAAAGTGCAGAGAATGAAGTCAAATGGTATTTGATAAAAGAACAAATTCAGAAAGTTGAAAATATTTCTGTGACTGAAGATGAACTTAAAGAGTTCGCTCAAAAAGAAGCTGAGCAAACCGGATTATCAGTTGATAAGTTGATGAATTATTACAAAGCTTCTAATCAGGTTGAAAGAATTATTGACGAAAAACTTTTCGACTTTCTTAAATCAAACAACAAAATAAAAAGAGTTGATCCTAAAACCTTATATCCACAGAAAGAGGAAATAAATGAGCAGTAA
- a CDS encoding magnesium chelatase gives MNISKIKTIGDLKKSGYKTLSVKEELRKNMIEFLRQGKNPFEGIIGYDDTVIPELQTAILSRHNIILLGLRGQAKTRVARLFTNLLDEYIPVVEGSEINDDPFNPLSKYAKDLIKEFGDDTKISWLHRSERYTEKLATPDVTVADLIGDVDPIKAAALKLPYSDERVIHFGLIPRSHRGIFVINELPDLQARIQVALFNILQENDIQIRGFKIRLPLDIQFIFTANPEDYTNRGSIVTPLKDRIDSQILTHYPKSTLVSQMITEQEAQLTNEQREKIIVPELLKQIIEQIAFEARESEYVDEKSGVSARLTISAFENLVSFAERRRILNNENQTTARISDLVGVIPAITGKIELVYEGEQEGPAKVAQILIGKAIRSAFEQYFPNPEQIKKKQANNPYSQIISWFGKGNSVDLLTSMSDKEYSKTLRSIPGLQKVVDEFQPDADERLTLLFMEFVIYGLSEFSMLSKFKLENGIQFKDMLSSMFNMKPEDDFDIDEDSDFFK, from the coding sequence ATGAACATTAGTAAAATCAAAACCATCGGAGATTTAAAGAAAAGCGGTTACAAAACTTTATCTGTAAAAGAAGAACTCAGAAAAAACATGATTGAATTCCTTCGTCAAGGAAAAAATCCTTTTGAAGGAATAATTGGATATGATGATACAGTCATTCCTGAACTTCAAACTGCAATTCTTTCAAGACATAATATAATTTTGCTTGGATTAAGAGGACAAGCTAAAACCAGAGTTGCAAGATTATTTACCAATCTTCTTGATGAATATATTCCCGTTGTTGAAGGTTCTGAAATAAATGATGATCCTTTTAATCCTCTTTCAAAGTACGCAAAAGATTTGATAAAAGAATTTGGTGATGATACTAAAATTTCCTGGCTTCATCGTTCGGAAAGATATACGGAAAAGCTTGCAACTCCTGATGTTACTGTTGCAGATTTGATTGGTGATGTTGATCCAATTAAAGCAGCTGCATTAAAACTTCCCTACTCAGATGAAAGAGTAATTCACTTTGGACTAATTCCAAGATCTCATCGTGGAATTTTTGTAATAAACGAATTACCGGATCTGCAAGCAAGAATTCAAGTTGCACTTTTTAATATTCTTCAGGAAAATGATATTCAGATAAGAGGATTCAAAATCAGATTACCACTTGATATTCAATTTATCTTTACTGCAAATCCTGAAGATTATACAAATCGTGGCTCAATTGTAACGCCATTAAAAGACAGAATTGATAGCCAGATTCTCACGCATTATCCGAAATCAACTTTGGTTTCACAAATGATTACTGAACAGGAAGCTCAGCTCACTAATGAGCAGAGAGAAAAAATCATCGTGCCTGAGTTATTGAAGCAAATAATCGAGCAAATTGCTTTTGAAGCTCGTGAAAGTGAATATGTTGATGAGAAAAGTGGAGTGTCTGCAAGATTGACAATTTCTGCATTTGAAAATCTTGTTAGCTTTGCTGAGCGAAGAAGAATTTTGAATAATGAAAATCAAACAACAGCGAGGATTAGTGACTTGGTTGGGGTAATTCCGGCAATCACCGGTAAGATTGAACTAGTTTACGAAGGTGAACAAGAAGGTCCTGCTAAAGTTGCACAGATTCTCATCGGTAAAGCTATTCGCTCTGCGTTTGAACAGTACTTCCCAAACCCTGAACAGATAAAGAAAAAGCAGGCAAACAATCCATACTCTCAAATCATAAGCTGGTTTGGTAAGGGTAACAGTGTTGATTTATTAACTTCGATGTCAGATAAAGAATATTCAAAGACATTGCGCTCAATACCGGGTTTACAAAAAGTTGTTGACGAATTTCAACCCGATGCAGATGAACGACTTACTTTGTTATTTATGGAATTTGTTATTTATGGTTTATCTGAATTTTCTATGCTGAGTAAATTCAAATTAGAAAATGGCATTCAGTTCAAGGATATGTTGAGTTCAATGTTTAATATGAAACCTGAAGATGATTTTGATATTGATGAGGATTCTGATTTCTTCAAATAA
- the clpP gene encoding ATP-dependent Clp endopeptidase proteolytic subunit ClpP, with amino-acid sequence MSSKIEIFNQLVPYVIEQTGRGERGMDIYSRLLRERIVFIGTPIDDHIASLTIAQLIFLEAEDPEKDIHIYINSPGGSVTAGLAIYDTMRFIKPDVSTICVGMAASMAAVLLAGGTKGKRFALPHSKILIHQPWTQGIGGQVTDVEIHAKEMLKTRETLYNILAEHTGKPYEQIAKDCERDYFLTAQEAKEYNLIDDIIEKRSPKK; translated from the coding sequence ATGAGCAGTAAAATCGAAATCTTTAATCAACTTGTTCCTTATGTAATTGAACAAACCGGACGCGGCGAACGTGGAATGGATATCTATTCACGTCTGTTGCGCGAAAGAATTGTTTTCATCGGAACTCCAATTGATGATCATATTGCAAGTTTAACAATAGCTCAACTAATTTTTCTTGAAGCTGAAGATCCCGAAAAAGATATTCATATCTACATAAATTCTCCTGGCGGTAGTGTGACTGCCGGACTCGCAATTTATGATACGATGAGATTTATTAAACCTGATGTTTCAACTATTTGTGTCGGAATGGCTGCAAGTATGGCTGCTGTTCTTTTAGCAGGTGGAACTAAAGGAAAAAGATTTGCGCTTCCACATTCAAAAATTTTAATTCATCAACCGTGGACTCAAGGAATTGGTGGTCAGGTAACTGATGTTGAAATTCACGCAAAAGAAATGCTTAAAACAAGAGAAACTCTGTACAATATTCTTGCTGAGCATACTGGAAAACCATACGAACAAATTGCAAAAGATTGCGAAAGAGATTATTTCTTAACAGCTCAGGAAGCTAAAGAGTATAATTTGATTGATGATATTATCGAAAAAAGAAGTCCGAAAAAATAA
- a CDS encoding protein kinase, whose product MVGKRILNYQIISLLGEGGMGSVYKAYDLQLERYVAIKIINPKLLKDPIFVERFRIEAKNQAKLNHPNIVTVYGFIETREATGFVMEYVDGSTISQLITTYGRLDLIYSLRVLQHVLLAIDYAHSMGFVHRDLKPSNIIIDRNGIAKIMDFGISKSLNENQRITRVGFNIGTIHYMSPEQIKGLEPSPQTDIYSLGITLYEMLSGSPPFTFKSDYEIYEAHLKMIPGKLSETFPEIPNEVDDLILSALNKSNKKNFLNAYEFRSSIEQLIFNLPLLVSRPSVNQSQTTSISQKKTRSANFIVAFIVLLTVLIIGLSYVLVEKFIIKEKINSSSENESEVNYLSNEHYFSAPWQVVKTNIPANLNTIAFIGSSLFVGGTNGSLLISKNNGQSFDKINFNEKVDIHSSVNISGKVLLTASDGKIFLLNEKGKILQSIKLTDENLLSSFIKDKIYICGSDGIILKSDKSKLNFQKINSPDKSTLYDIIELGNSSFIICGWNGSVYKTTNDGLSFSESKLSQSYLKKLFFINQFLGFVGGADGNLFKTTDSGESWTKVKINTVATINDIIFVNQKTGYIVTSDGELFISENSGEDWLKVSLNIKSSLNKVLVLNNGLIFLIGNNGLILKNKI is encoded by the coding sequence ATGGTTGGAAAGAGAATTCTTAATTATCAAATCATTTCTCTTCTGGGCGAAGGTGGAATGGGAAGTGTTTATAAAGCTTATGACCTTCAGTTGGAAAGATATGTTGCAATTAAGATAATCAACCCAAAACTTTTAAAGGATCCAATCTTTGTTGAGCGATTCCGAATTGAAGCAAAAAATCAGGCAAAACTTAACCATCCGAACATTGTTACAGTTTATGGTTTTATCGAAACAAGAGAAGCAACCGGCTTTGTAATGGAATATGTTGACGGTTCGACTATAAGTCAATTAATAACAACATATGGAAGACTTGATTTAATTTATTCACTAAGAGTTCTTCAGCACGTTTTACTTGCAATAGATTACGCACATTCAATGGGATTTGTTCATAGAGATTTGAAACCCTCAAATATTATTATTGATCGTAATGGTATTGCAAAAATCATGGATTTTGGAATTTCAAAATCACTTAATGAAAATCAAAGAATTACTCGTGTTGGCTTCAATATCGGAACAATCCATTATATGAGTCCAGAACAAATAAAAGGATTAGAACCATCGCCACAAACGGATATTTATTCTCTTGGAATTACATTATATGAGATGCTTTCTGGTTCACCTCCATTTACTTTCAAATCTGACTATGAAATTTATGAAGCACATCTGAAAATGATTCCAGGAAAACTTTCTGAAACTTTTCCCGAAATACCAAACGAAGTTGATGACTTGATCCTTAGTGCCTTGAATAAATCAAATAAGAAAAATTTCCTAAATGCTTATGAATTCAGAAGTTCAATAGAACAATTGATATTTAATTTGCCATTATTGGTCAGTAGACCTTCAGTCAATCAATCTCAAACTACTTCAATATCTCAGAAAAAGACCCGTTCGGCAAACTTCATAGTAGCTTTTATTGTTTTACTTACTGTTTTGATAATTGGGTTATCCTATGTACTTGTTGAAAAATTTATAATTAAAGAAAAGATAAACTCATCGTCAGAGAATGAGAGCGAAGTAAATTATTTAAGTAACGAACATTATTTTTCTGCTCCGTGGCAAGTTGTAAAAACCAATATTCCAGCAAACCTTAATACAATTGCTTTCATCGGTTCAAGTTTATTTGTCGGTGGAACAAATGGAAGTTTACTAATATCAAAGAACAATGGTCAAAGCTTTGATAAAATAAACTTCAATGAAAAGGTTGATATACATTCCTCAGTAAATATATCTGGAAAGGTATTATTAACTGCTTCTGATGGAAAAATATTTTTATTGAATGAAAAGGGGAAGATATTACAATCAATTAAACTTACTGATGAAAATCTTTTATCATCCTTCATAAAAGATAAAATTTATATTTGTGGAAGTGATGGTATAATACTTAAATCAGATAAATCTAAACTGAATTTTCAAAAAATTAATTCTCCTGACAAAAGCACTTTATATGACATTATTGAATTAGGCAATTCATCGTTTATAATCTGTGGCTGGAATGGAAGCGTTTACAAAACTACCAATGATGGACTAAGTTTCAGTGAAAGTAAACTAAGTCAAAGCTATCTGAAGAAACTTTTCTTCATTAATCAATTTCTTGGATTTGTTGGTGGAGCAGACGGTAATCTTTTCAAAACTACAGACAGTGGTGAAAGTTGGACTAAAGTTAAAATCAATACTGTTGCAACAATTAATGATATTATTTTTGTGAATCAAAAAACCGGATACATCGTTACATCAGATGGCGAACTATTTATCTCAGAAAATTCCGGAGAAGATTGGCTAAAAGTTTCCCTGAATATTAAAAGTTCATTAAATAAGGTTTTGGTTCTAAATAATGGTTTGATCTTCTTAATAGGAAATAATGGACTAATTTTAAAGAATAAAATTTAA
- a CDS encoding protein phosphatase 2C domain-containing protein: MISKFTAKGANKTTNEDAIETVFVDDGLLCILCDGVGADYDPEVASRITVSAVKNLFDASNQSDYLERIKETIVDANDFLIKYSQQKKDKNQMTTTLDMLYLKDNFAYWGHLGDSRIYYLKGNTLRLLTKDHTLIQKLIEEGFLTLKQANNHPSSNIILKALGKENPEPDLSKMRLSNLENHRFFLCSDGVSSLINETELQQILSEKDFDSIQNTIISLVRSRGAADDYSFILIEKVNNGWKENS; the protein is encoded by the coding sequence TTGATTTCAAAATTCACTGCCAAGGGCGCAAATAAAACCACAAATGAAGATGCTATTGAAACAGTATTTGTTGATGATGGTTTACTTTGCATACTTTGCGATGGAGTAGGTGCTGATTATGATCCCGAAGTTGCCTCAAGAATAACAGTTTCAGCAGTCAAAAATTTATTCGATGCTTCCAATCAAAGTGACTACCTTGAAAGAATCAAAGAAACTATTGTTGATGCAAATGATTTTCTTATAAAATATTCTCAGCAGAAAAAAGATAAAAATCAGATGACCACAACTCTGGATATGTTGTATCTTAAAGATAACTTTGCTTATTGGGGTCATCTTGGTGATTCAAGAATTTATTACTTAAAAGGAAATACTCTTAGATTATTAACAAAAGATCACACTCTTATTCAGAAATTGATTGAAGAAGGTTTTTTAACTTTAAAGCAGGCGAATAATCATCCAAGCAGTAATATAATATTAAAAGCACTTGGAAAAGAAAATCCCGAACCTGACTTAAGCAAAATGCGTTTGAGTAACCTTGAAAATCACCGTTTCTTCCTTTGCTCAGATGGCGTTTCTTCTCTTATAAATGAAACAGAGCTTCAGCAAATTCTTTCCGAGAAAGATTTTGATTCAATTCAGAATACAATCATCTCTCTTGTTCGTAGTCGTGGTGCAGCCGATGATTATTCCTTTATCTTAATCGAAAAAGTAAATAATGGTTGGAAAGAGAATTCTTAA
- the murA gene encoding UDP-N-acetylglucosamine 1-carboxyvinyltransferase translates to MDKFIIHGGKKLKGTVTVSGAKNASLALMPAALLTNGVNRFYNTPELNDVYTMLKLLSQMGVKYSFTNHLLELDTTNITSYEAPYEHVKKMRASIYVLGPLLAHYGYAKVSMPGGCAWGPRPVNLHLMAMEKLGAEIQLDQGYIIAKSDRLKGNYINFDIPSVGATGNTLMAAVLAKGHTIINNAACEPEITNLCNYLIKMGAKINGIGTSIIEVEGVDELKPADIETIPDRIEAGTLLIAGAITKSHIKVIGGVTHHLHSILSKLEDSGCKLLYNKEFIEINAENIEITPVDVTTAVFPGFPTDMQAQWIAYMSLANGTSNVTDTIYTDRFNHVPELIRLGADIVVNENTARVVGVKKLTGAKVMSTDLRASASLVLAGLAAEGTTEVLRVYHIDRGYQKIEEKLKTLGADIERVEGSEY, encoded by the coding sequence TTGGATAAATTTATTATTCACGGCGGAAAAAAACTCAAAGGAACCGTAACAGTAAGCGGTGCAAAAAATGCATCTTTAGCTCTTATGCCTGCCGCATTACTAACTAACGGTGTGAACAGATTCTACAACACTCCTGAATTAAATGATGTTTATACAATGTTAAAGTTATTATCTCAGATGGGAGTTAAATATTCATTTACAAATCATTTACTTGAGTTAGATACAACAAATATAACAAGCTATGAAGCTCCTTATGAACATGTAAAAAAGATGAGAGCTTCGATTTATGTTCTGGGACCATTGCTTGCACATTATGGATATGCTAAAGTTTCTATGCCTGGCGGATGTGCCTGGGGTCCCCGACCTGTGAATTTACATTTAATGGCAATGGAAAAACTTGGTGCAGAAATTCAGCTTGATCAAGGTTATATAATTGCAAAATCAGACCGATTAAAAGGTAATTACATTAACTTCGATATACCATCAGTTGGTGCTACCGGAAATACTTTAATGGCAGCTGTGTTAGCAAAAGGTCACACTATTATTAACAATGCTGCCTGTGAACCTGAGATTACCAACCTTTGCAACTATCTTATTAAAATGGGAGCAAAAATTAATGGTATTGGTACATCGATAATTGAAGTTGAAGGTGTTGATGAATTAAAACCAGCTGATATTGAAACTATACCGGACAGAATTGAAGCGGGAACACTTTTAATTGCCGGTGCAATAACCAAAAGTCATATTAAAGTTATTGGTGGAGTTACTCACCACTTGCATTCAATCTTATCTAAACTTGAGGACAGTGGTTGTAAATTGTTATATAATAAAGAATTTATCGAAATAAATGCAGAAAATATTGAGATAACACCTGTTGATGTAACAACTGCAGTCTTTCCCGGCTTTCCAACTGATATGCAGGCACAATGGATTGCCTATATGTCTCTTGCAAATGGAACATCAAATGTTACTGATACAATTTATACAGATAGATTTAATCATGTTCCTGAATTAATCAGACTTGGAGCTGATATAGTTGTGAATGAAAATACTGCAAGAGTTGTTGGAGTAAAGAAACTAACTGGAGCAAAGGTAATGTCTACTGATTTGCGAGCGAGTGCTTCACTGGTTCTGGCAGGATTAGCTGCTGAAGGAACAACAGAAGTTTTGCGCGTTTATCATATTGATAGAGGTTATCAGAAAATTGAAGAGAAGCTAAAAACTTTAGGCGCTGATATTGAAAGAGTTGAGGGTAGTGAATACTAA
- a CDS encoding serine hydrolase: MNLSKRKSPFVCVRILFLFASFILIFSSNLYSQKNDIETFKKLSSYLQTYIDYKRIPSISAGVYRKDKIYWLDAKGLIDLENFVPAKNSSLYRIASITKSITAVAVMQLYEKGLIDLDAEINTYVPYFPKKKWKLTVRHILTHTGGIRSYKSEEEFNSKMFYSTTRDAVLTFANDDLLFEPGTKYNYTSLGYSLLAALIENVSKTAFENYLRRNIFEPAGMKSTRVDRQRSIIYERVRGYEKSPDRRFINAPLADLSLKVAGGGLISTSEDLLLFVKALFDGTLISNSTLEMMIKPTFLKTGQRINYGFGFSLSDPSDSLKWFGHEGRGTGFSSGLMILPEEKLAAVYLINIRDRNLGNPARDLIQIIKGKEIRITKTLADHLFDKYNSFGIDSLLFEFNRLYDIQDPEFNLSIDECVYVGTALTEINRISDAVRYLRVLNRRNPNNFSILKALGDTYNKDKNDGLAIRYYREALALKPDDSYVKNMIDKLTKK; this comes from the coding sequence ATGAATCTATCAAAAAGAAAATCTCCCTTCGTTTGTGTCAGAATACTGTTTCTGTTTGCTTCTTTTATTTTAATTTTTTCAAGTAACCTTTATTCACAGAAGAATGATATTGAGACTTTCAAAAAGTTATCATCATATCTTCAAACTTACATTGACTATAAACGAATTCCCTCAATCTCTGCAGGAGTTTACAGAAAGGATAAAATTTATTGGCTCGATGCAAAAGGACTAATTGACCTTGAAAATTTTGTTCCAGCAAAAAACAGTTCTCTTTATAGAATTGCTTCAATTACAAAATCAATAACAGCTGTTGCTGTAATGCAGCTTTATGAAAAAGGATTGATTGATCTTGATGCAGAAATAAATACTTATGTTCCCTACTTTCCAAAGAAAAAATGGAAGCTAACAGTAAGGCATATTTTAACTCATACAGGTGGTATTCGTTCATATAAAAGTGAAGAAGAATTTAACAGTAAAATGTTTTATTCAACGACTCGTGATGCTGTTCTTACTTTCGCTAATGATGATTTATTATTCGAACCCGGAACAAAATATAATTATACTTCACTCGGTTATTCTCTGTTAGCTGCTTTGATTGAAAATGTTTCAAAAACTGCTTTCGAGAATTATCTGCGAAGAAACATTTTCGAACCTGCCGGAATGAAATCAACAAGAGTTGATAGGCAAAGGAGCATTATTTATGAAAGAGTCAGAGGGTATGAAAAATCTCCGGACAGAAGATTTATTAACGCACCACTTGCAGATTTGAGTTTGAAAGTTGCCGGTGGAGGATTGATTTCCACATCTGAAGATTTACTTCTTTTTGTCAAAGCATTATTTGATGGGACTTTGATTTCGAATTCAACACTTGAAATGATGATCAAACCAACATTTCTTAAAACCGGTCAGAGAATAAATTATGGTTTTGGATTTTCATTATCTGATCCATCTGATTCATTAAAATGGTTTGGACACGAAGGCAGAGGAACAGGATTTTCCTCGGGTTTAATGATATTGCCAGAAGAGAAGTTGGCTGCTGTTTATCTTATAAATATCCGTGATCGAAATTTGGGCAATCCTGCAAGAGATTTAATTCAAATAATAAAAGGAAAAGAAATACGAATCACTAAAACCCTGGCAGATCATCTTTTTGACAAATATAATTCTTTCGGAATTGATAGTCTGCTTTTTGAATTCAACAGACTTTATGATATACAGGATCCTGAATTTAATCTAAGCATTGACGAATGTGTTTATGTCGGGACAGCACTTACCGAAATAAACAGAATTTCTGATGCAGTCAGATATCTTCGTGTCCTTAACCGAAGAAATCCAAATAACTTTTCAATTCTAAAAGCGCTTGGCGATACTTACAATAAAGATAAGAATGATGGTCTGGCAATCAGATATTATCGCGAAGCACTCGCCCTCAAGCCCGACGATTCATATGTAAAAAATATGATTGACAAGCTCACCAAAAAATAA